The Kribbella amoyensis genomic sequence CGGGGTCGGCGCACCTTGGGGCGGATAGCGTTCAGCCCATGACCGCGGAACCAGTGCCCGGCGACCAGGCCGGCCCGATACTCGTCGACCAGGCGGTGGCGATCAGGACCCTCGGACTGGTCCGCAGTTACGGCAGCGGCGAGACCCGGATCGACGCGCTCGCCGGCGTCGACGTCGAGCTCGGCCGCGGCCGGTTCACCGCGGTGATGGGCCCCTCCGGGTCCGGGAAGTCGACGCTGCTGCACTGCCTGGCCGGCCTGGACCGGCCGACCGGCGGCCAGGTACTGCTCGGCGACACCGATCTCACCCGGCTGGACGAGCGGTCGCTGACGCATCTGCGCCGGGACCGGATCGGCTTCGTCTTCCAGGCGTTCAACCTGGTCCCGACCCTGACCGCGCTGGAGAACATCACCCTCCCCCTCGACCTGGCCGGCCGCAAGCCGGACCAGGCCTGGCTCGACACCGTGATCGCGACCGTCGGCCTGGCGGACCGGCTCCGGCACAAGCCGGCCGAGCTGTCCGGCGGGCAGCAGCAGCGGGTCGCGTGTGCACGGGCCCTGGTCTCCCGGCCGGACGTGGTGTTCGCCGACGAGCCGACCGGCAACCTCGACTCCAAGGCGTCCGCGGACGTGCTCGGCTTCCTGCATCGCTCGGTCCGCGAGTTCGGCCAGACCGTGGTGATGGTGACCCACGACCCGACCGCCGCGGCCTACGCGGACCGGGTGCTGTTCCTCGCCGATGGGCGGGTCCGGTCCGAGCTGGTCGACCCGACCGCCGAGTCCGTGCTGGAGCTGATGAAGCAGCTGGACGGGACTGCCTGATGCTCAAGCTGGGCCTCCGCTCGGTGCTGGCCCACCGGCTGCGGTTCGTGCTGTGCACGGTCGCCGTCCTGCTCGGGATCGGGTTCGTCAGCGGCGCGATGATCTTCACCGACACGCTCTCCGCGGCCCTGAAGAAGAACTTCGCCGGCAGTACCGCCGACCTCACTGTGACCACCGCGCCCGGCCCGAACGACCCGGGTACCGAGGACGGCCGCACAGCAACCCTGACCAGTGACATCGCGCACCGGATCGCCACGGTGCCCGGGGTGGCGAGCGCGGACGCCCAGCTGCTGCTGCCGGGCATCGAGATCCTCGGCAAGGACGGCAAGCCGATCGAGAACTACGGCCTGCAGGCGTACGCGGCGAGCTGGCCGCACGACCAGGCCGGCGCACCGTTCACGGTCGTCCAGGGCAAGCCGCCGTGGGGTCAGGGTCAGGTCTCGCTCGACCAGACCACCGCGCGCCGGGAGGGGTACGAGCTCGGCCAGGAGGTCAAGATCGTCACCCCGGCCAAGTCGGTGACGGCGACCCTGACCGCGATCACCACACCGGCCCTGGCCGGCGAGGCCGCGGGGGCACCGCTGGTCGCCTTCGATCCGGCGAGCGCCCAGCTCCTGCTCCTCGGCAAGGCCGGCTGGACGTCGATCGCCGTCTCGGTGCAGCCCGGCCAGGACCACGAGGCGGTCCGTCAGGCGGTCGCGAACGAGCTGGGCTCCGGCCCGTACACCGTGCGGACCGCGGCCCAGGTCTCCGCCGACGGGAAGAACGCGCTCGACGACGTCTTCGGCGGCTTCAGCACCGTCCTGATCCTCTTCGCCGCGCTGGCCTTGTTCGTCGGCGCGTTCCTGATCGTCAACACGTTCGCGATGGTGGTCGCGCAAAGGTCCCGCGAGCTGGCCATGCTCCGCGCGATCGGCGCCTCCCGGTCCCAGGTCACCGGGACCGTGCTCGCCGAGGCCGTGGTGATCGGCGCCGTCGGCTCGACGGCCGGCCTCGTCCTCGGGATCGCGGTCGCCGGCGGTATCCAGCTCTTCTACCAGACCCTCGACCTCGCCATCCCGTCCGCGAACCTGCAGATCGGCGCGGCCACCGTCATCGCGAGCTACGTCCTCGGCATCGGCATCACCCTGGCCGCGGCGTACCCGGCGGCTCGGCGGGCGGGCAAGCTCCCACCGGTCGCCGCGATGCGCGAGGACCACACCGTCCCCGAACGGTCCCTCGTGGTCCGGCTCGTCCTCGGCGGCTTCCTGCTGCTGATGGCGCTCATGCTGATCGCCATCGCCTTGGCGGCCCGCGGACTTCCCGGGACCGTCCTGCTCGCGTTCGGAGCGGCGCTCACCCTGCTCGGGATCGTCCTGATCAGCCCCTTGATCAGCCGGTACGCCGTCCGCTGGCTGATGGCCCCGTTCGGCCGGAGGGCCCCGGTGACGCTGGGCCGGCGCAACGCCGAGCGCAATCCCCGCCGGACCTCGGCCACCGCCTCGGCGCTGATGATCTCGCTCGCGCTGGTCAGCGGGCTCGTGGTGATCGCGGCGTCGGCGAAAGCCTCGGTGGACAAGGGCATCTCGGACGCGATCGGGACCGCCGAGTTCGTCGTCGTGAACGAGGGCGGCGGCGGCTTCAGCCCCCAGGTCGGCGACCGGATCGCCGCCGTCCCGGGCATCGCGGGCGTGCACCGGATCCGCCAGCTCCCGGCCAGGGCCGGCAAGACCCCGGTCGCCGTGTCCGGGGTCTCGGACGACACGCTGAAGGGCCCGATCACGGTCGCCGTCGACGAGGGCAGCGTCGACCGCCTCGGCCAGGGCGAGGTGGTCGTCCCCCGCAACCTGGCCAACGAGCTCAAGCTGTCCGTCGGCGGCAAGCTCGAGCTGACCACCACCAGCGGCACCCGGTCGCTGCCGGTCGGCGCCGTGATCGCGACGAACCGGCAGGTGGACGCCGTCCTGGTCTCCCTCGGCACCTTCGCCGAGATCGGTGGCCCCGGCACCGACCGGACCCTGTACGTCGACGTTGCCGAAGGCACCGATCTCGGCCAGGTCCGGCAGGCCGTGCTCGACCGGCTGACGGACTACCCGTCGTTGCTCGTCCGCGACCAGCAGGCGTACGCCGCGGGCGAACGCGCGCCGATCAACGCGATCCTCGGCGTCGTCGGCGCGTTGCTCGGACTGGCGATCCTGATCGCGCTGCTCGGCATCGTCAACACGCTGGCGCTGGGCGTGGTCGAGCGGACCCGGGAGATCGGGCTGCTCCGCGCGATCGGGATGGACGGGCCGCAGCTGCGCCGGATGCTCCAGGTGGAGTCGATCGCGATCGCGGTGCTCGGGGCGCTGCTCGGCCTGGTGATCGGGGTGCTGTTCGGCTCGATGGTGCAGAAGGTGATGTCCGACGACGGTCTCGCTGTCCTCGACATCCCGGTGCTCCAGCTGCTGCTCGCGGTCCTGGTCGCCGCGGCCGTCGGCGTACTCGCCGCCATCTGGCCGTCCCGCCGCGCGGCCCGCCTCGACGTCCTCCGGGCGATCTCCACCGAATGAACCGGCCCGGCGCGGGAAGCGTCAGGGAGTGATGCCGTGGCTGCGCAGCGTCCGCTTGGCCCAACCGCAACCTGGTGAGAGGGTCCCCAAACCGGCATTGACCGGTAGCCTGCCGGTGTGCCGGGCAGCGTCCAGTCGATCGAGCGAGCTGCCGCAGTGCTGCGTCTGCTCGCCGCTGCCCAGAACGGCCTCGGGGTCGCCGATCTGGGCAACGCTCTCGGCCTGCCGAAGCCGACCGTGCACGGGATCCTGCGCACGTTGCACCAGGTCGGGTTCGTCGAGCAGGACCACAGCGGGGCGCATTACCACCTGAGCGACGCCTTCGGCCGGCTCGGTGAGACGTACCTGGATCCGAACGAGCTGCGCAGCCGGGCGATCAACTGGGCCGACTCGCTCGCGTCCCGCAGCGGCGAGGTGGTCCGGGTGGGCCGGCTGGTCGAGGGCAAGGTCGTGGTCGTGCACCACGTGTTCCGCCCCGACGACAGCGACCAGAACCTGGACGTCGGGACCACGTTGCCGCCGCACGCGTGCGCGCTCGGCAAAGCCGTGCTGGCTTTCGATACCAGCGGAGCCGCGAAACCGCGCAGACTGGAAGCGTTCACGACCAGGACGATCGTGGATCCGGCCCGGCTGGCCGAAGAGCTGGCCGCGGTCCGGACGAAGGGGTGGGCCGGGGAGTTCGAGGAGCACACCGTGGAACTGGCGGGGATCGCGGCGCCGATCCGCGGGCTGGGTGGACTGGTGGTCGGGGCGGTCGGGCTGACCGGCCGGATCGAACGGATCTGCGACAGCCGGCTGCGGCACCGTGCCGACCTGGTCACCATGGTGCGCGCCGCTGCCGAGGCGATCGGCCGGGACCTGCGGGAGGACCGTTGACGGCCGGACCACTCAGGGGGCGTGGGAAACCACGGGTCAGCAGGATCAGCCAAGGTGGCGGGGAGGACGCCTGATGGCAGAACAGTTCGTAGCGGCGGTGGACCAGGGGACGAATTCGACCAGGTGCATCCTGTTCGACCGGCGCGGCCGGCTCGTCTCGGTGGCCCAGCGCGAGCACAAGCAGCATTTTCCGAAACCCGGCTGGGTCGAGCACGACGCGGAGGAGATCTGGCGCAACGTCACCCGGGTGGTCCCGGCCGCGGTGCGCCAGATCGGCGCCGATCCGGGCCAGATCGTTGCCATCGGCATCACCAACCAGCGGGAGACCAGTCTGCTCTGGGACCGCCGGACCGGGCAGCCGATCGGGCACGCGGTGGTCTGGCAGGACACCCGGACCGACCGGCTGATCACCGAACTGGCCGGCGACGAGGGGGTCGACCGGTACGCCGATCTGTGCGGCTTGCCGTTGACTACGTACTTCTCGGCACCGCGGTTGCGCTGGATGCTCGACCACACCCCCGGGCTGCACGCCCGGGCGGAACGCGGCGAGGTCCTGTTCGGCACGATGGAGAGCTGGCTGATCTGGAACTTCACCGGCGGCCCGGCCGGCGGACTGCACGTGACCGACGTGACGAACGCCAGCCGGACGATGCTGATGAACATCGAGACGCTGGAGTGGGACGACACCCTGCTGGACGCGTTCGGCGTCCCGAAGACCGTGCTGCCGGAGATCCGGCCGTCGTCCGGCGTGTTCGCGACGGCGACCGAGGTACTGCCGGGAGTACGGATCGGGGCCGCGCTCGGCGACCAGCAGGCGGCGCTGTTCGGCCAGACCTGTTTCAGTCCCGGCGAGGCGAAGTGCACGTACGGCACCGGGTCGTTCCTGCTGCTCAACACGGGCAAGGAGATCGTCCGGTCGACGCACGGCATGCTCACCACTGTCGCGTACCAGATCGGCCCGCAACCCGCGGCGTACGCGCTGGAGGGGTCGATGGCGGTGACCGGCTCGCTGGTGCAGTGGTTCCGCGACGGGCTCGGCCTGATCCACACCGCGGCCGAGATCGAGACGCTGGCGCGGACCGTGGAGGACAACGGCGGGGCGTACATCGTGCCCGCGTTCTCCGGGTTGTTCGCGCCGCACTGGCGGAGCGAGGCGCGCGGCGTGATCGCGGGGCTCACGTCGTACATCACCAAGGGGCACCTGGCCCGGGCGGTGCTGGAGGCGACCGGGTTCCAGACGCTCGAGGTGGTGAACGCGATGAACGCGGACTCGGGGATCGCGCTGACCGCGCTCAAGGTGGACGGCGGGATGACCGCGAACAACCTGCTGATGCAGTTCCTCGCCGACCTGCTCGACGTCCCCGTGGTCCGGCCGATGGTGACCGAGACGGTCTCCCTCGGCGCGGCGTACGCGGCCGGCCTGGCCGTCGGCTACTGGCCCGACCTGCAGGGTCTGCGGAGCAACTGGCACCGGGCCGGCCAGTGGGTGCCGCACATGGAGGACGACCGGCGGACCAGCGAGTACGCGAACTGGCAGTCCGCCGTCGAACGCACCTTCGGCTGGATCCGCCCGGACCAGTAGTTGCCCGCAGCTCCTGGTCGCGGGACCTCACGGCGCCGCGACCAGGAGCTGCTCAGATCGGTGAGACGATGTCCGGCGCTTCCAGCCGGACCTTGTCGGCCGACTCGTCGTCGGGCTGGTCCTGGGAGTCGCGCTCGGACTGGACCCGGCGCAGGTAGTACGACACCTCGCGCTCGATCGTCTGCTCGTCCCAGCCGAGCACCGGGGCCATCAGCCTTGCGGCCGCCTCGGCCGTCCCGACCCCGCGGTCCCAGGCCTCGATCGAGATCCGGGTCCGCCTTGCCAGCGCGTCGTCCAGGTGCCGGGCGCCCTCGGCCCGGGCCGCGTAGACGATCTCGGCCTTCAGGTAGTCCTGCGCGCCGGGCAGCTGCTCGCCGAGCGACGGGTCCTCCTCGACCAGGTCGAGCACCTCCTCGACCAGGGCGCCGTACCGGTTCAGCAGATGCTCGATCCGGGCCACGTGCAGGCCCGACCGCTGCGCGATCAGGTGCCGCTGGTTCCACAGCGCGTGGTACCCGTCGGCGCCGACCAGCGGGAGGTTCTTGGTGACCGACTTCGGCACCCGCCCGTCCAGCGCGTTCGCGGCCGCGTCGATCGCGTCCTTGGCCATCACCCGGTACGTCGTGTACTTGCCGCCGGCCACCACCACAAGCCCGGGGGCCGCGTGCGCGACGACGTGCTCGCGGGACAGCTTGGAGGTGCTCTCCGACTCCCCTGCCAGCAGCGGCCGCAGTCCGGCGTACACGCCCTCCACGTCCTCGCGGGTCAGCGGCGTGGTCAGCACCGCGTTCACGTGGTCGAGCAGGTACTCGATGTCCTTGCTGGTCGCGGCCGGGTGGGCCTTGTCCAGGTGCCAGTCGGTGTCGGTGGTCCCGATCAGCCAGTGCCGGCCCCACGGGATGATGAACAGCACGGACTTCTCGGTCCGCAGGATCATCCCGCTGCTGGACTGGATCCGGTCCTTCGGCACCACCAGGTGGATGCCCTTCGACGCGCGGACGTGGTACTGCCCGCGTTCGCCCACCATCGCCTGCGTCTCGTCGGTCCAGACCCCGGTCGCGTTCACGACCTGCTTGGCCCGGATCTCGAACTCACGGCCGCTCTCCAGGTCCTTGGCCTGGACCCCGGTGACCCGCTCGCCCTGCCGGACGAACCCGGTCACCTTCACCCGGTTCGCGACGTGGGCACCGTAGGAGGCGGCCGTCCGGGCCAGCTCCATCGTGTGCCGGGCGTCGTCCACCTGGGCGTCGTAGTACTGGATCGCGCCGACCAGGGCGGACTTCTTCAGGCTCGGGACCAGCCGCATCGCCCCGCGCCGGGTCAGGTGCCGATGGATCGGCAGCCCGGCCCCGTGGCCGGAGCTGAACGCCATCCCGTCGTACAGGGCCACGCCGGCGCCCGCGTAGAACCGCTCCCACCCGCGGTGCTGCAGCGGGTACAGGAAGGGCACCGGCTTGACCAGGTGCGGCGCCAGGCGCTGCAGGAGCAGACCGCGCTCCTGCAACGCCTCGTGCACCAGCCGGAAGTCCAGCATCTCGAGATACCGCAGTCCGCCATGGACCAGCTTGCTGGACCGGCTGGAGGTCCCACTCGCGAAGTCGCGGGCCTCCAGCAGTCCCGTGGTCAGACCCCGGGTCGCGGCGTCGAGCGCCGATCCGGTGCCGACCACCCCGCCACCGATCACCAGGACGTCCAGTTCCCGGCCGTCCGCCATCGCGTCGATGGCCTCGGTCCTCGCCTGCGGTGACAGAGCCACTACACCCACTGTGCTGTTCCTTCCGGTTGTTCTCGTACTGCGTGTTGCCGGGCCGTCGCCGTCAGTCGACGTCGACCCAGTCCAGGGTGCGCTGGACCGCCTTCTGCCAGCCCGCGTACCCCTTCGCGCGCTGGTCCTCGTTCCACTGTGGCTCCCAGCGCTTCGCCTCGTTCCAGTTCTGCACCAGCTCTTCCTTGGTGTTCCAGAACCCGACCGCCAGGCCGGCCGCGTAGGCCGCCCCGAGGGCCGTGGTCTCCGCGACGACCGGCTTGCTGACCGGGACGCCGAGGATGTCGGCCTGCATCTGCATGCAGAGCTCGTTGGCGGTGATGCCACCGTCCACCTTCAGCACGTCCAGCTTCACGCCGGAGTCCTTCTCCATCGCGTCCGAGACGTCCTTGCTCTGGTAGCAGATCGCTTCCAGTGTTGCTCGGGCCAGGTGGGCGTTGGTGTTGAACCGGGACAGCCCGACGATCGCACCGCGCGCGTCGGACCGCCAGTACGGTGCGAACAGCCCGGAGAACGCCGGCACGAAGTACACGCCGCCGTTGTCCTCGACCTGCCGGGCCAGCGTCTCGGTCTCCGCCGCGCCGGAGATGATGCCGAGCTGGTCCCGCAGCCACTGGACGGCCGACCCGGTCACCGCGATCGAGCCCTCCAGCGCGTACACCGGTGCCTCGTCGCCGAACTTGTAGCACATCGTCGTGAGCAGGCCCGCCTTCGAGCGGACCAGCTCGGTGCCGGTGTTCAGCAGCATGAAGTTGCCGGTGCCGTAGGTGTTCTTGGCCTCGCCGGGGTTGAAGCAGACCTGCCCGACGGTGGCCGCCTGCTGGTCGCCCAGGTCACCGGTCAGCGGCACCACGCCGCCGATCGGGCCGTTCGCCAGCGTCTCGCCGTACTTGCTCGGATCCGACGACGGCCGGATCTCCGGCAGCATCTGCCGCGGGATGTTGAAGAACGAGATCAGCTCGTCGTCCCAGTCGAGCGTCTCCAGGTTCATCAGCATCGTCCGGCTGGCGTTGGTCACATCGGTGATGTGGACGCCGCCGTCGGTCCCGCCGGTGAGGTTCCAGAGCAGCCAGGTGTCGGTGTTGCCGAACACGGCGTCACCGGCCTCGGCGGCCTCGCGGACCCCGTCGACGTTCTCCAGGATCCACTGGACCTTGCCGGCCGAGAAGTACGTCGCCGGTGGCAGCCCGGCCTTCTGCCGGATCACGTCGCCCTTGCCCTCGCGTTCCAGGGCGGAGGCGATCCGGTCGGTCCGGGTGTCCTGCCAGACGATCGCGTTGTAGTAGGGGCGGCCGGTCCGCTTGTTCCAGACCACGGCCGTCTCACGCTGGTTGGTGATCCCGAGCGCCGCCAGGTCGCTCGACTGCAGACCTTTCGCGTTCATCGCGGTGCGGATCACCGAGCTGGTCCGCTCCCAGATCTCCACCGGGTTGTGCTCGACCCAGCCCGCCTGCGGCAGGATCTGCTCGTGCTCCAGCTGGTGGATCGCCACCTCGTTGCCGGAGTGGTCGAAGATCATGAATCGGGTGCTCGTGGTGCCCTGGTCGACGGCACCGACGAAGTCAGCCATGGAACTTCCTCTCCTCACACTGCGCTGTCCTGCGGCGGGTCATGCTGTGGTCTCCGGCTCGGGGACCCGGCCCGGCTCCTCGTCCGCGTCACCGACCGGCAGGTGCCGGCCGACCAGCAGGTCGTAGAGGAACGCGCCGATGAGCGCCCCGACGATCGGTCCCACGATCGGGACCCAGAAATAGGGATCCCCGAACTGGTCCTTGAAGGCTTGCCCTCCGTAGCCGGTGATGGCGGAGGCCAACCGTGGCCCGAAGTCACGCGCCGGGTTGATCGCGTATCCGGCCAGGGTGCCCCAGGCCATCCCGATCCCGACCACCAGCAGCCCGATCAGGAACGGGCCGAGGTTCGCGGCCGGAGCCGTGTTGCGCAGGTCGACGATGGCCAGGATGACCAACATGAGGATCGCGGTACCGATCACCTGGTCGAGCAGACCGCCCCACATCCCGACCCCGAGTTCCACGTTGCCGTTGCCCGGCAGGGTGGAGAACACGCCCTGACTCTTGATTCCGAGATCGGGGTCGAACTTGGTCAGCACCTCGTTGTAGTTCCAGCGGACCACCAGTGCCGCCGCGAACGCGCCGAGGAACTGCGCACCGATGTACGGCAGCACCTTCCGCCAGGCGAACCCGCGGAACGCCGCCAGGGCGATCGTCACCGCGGGATTGATGTGGGCACCGCTGATCCGGGCTGACACGTACACACCCATGGTCACGCCGATACCCCAGGCCCATGCGATCGAGTCGTGATCCCCGATGCCGCCGGCCACCACTTGGGCCACCACGCCGACGCCGAACAGGATCAGGATGAACGTTCCGGCGAACTCGGCCGAACACTCCCCCAGAAGGGTCCGCGCCTTGACCGCCTCGGTCGTAGCCATGCTTGACCTCCCTTCCACCCCGTGACGACCACGGAGAACTGGAATGTAGGAGCGTCTGCGAGGCGGCACAACGCTTGTCGTTCGACATTGTCGAACGGTGCCGGACGGTCCCGGGCCGCGACACTCCGCGCCCGCTCATAAGACCTCTCGGGGCACTGGTCCGACGCTGGAAAAAAGTTGCCCGCAACGGCAACCGGAAGGTGGTCCCGGCGCGTCCTGTCTACGGGACGAGCCTGGGGGAAGGGACGAGATGAACGGCGATTTCAGGAAGTTCGCGGTCCGACGGGAGCGGGCGTTGTACCGCTACGCACATCTGCTCACCGGTGACCACACCGAGGCCGAGGAGCTGACCAGGGACGCGTTGGGGCGGACCCAGGCGACCTGGCGTCGTCATTCGGACACGGCCGGTGCGGAGTTGTACGCCCGTCGGGCCATCACCACCGCCACCGCCGGCCGCTGGCGCCCGCGGACCTGGTTCGCCGACCGCACCCGGGCCGGCCACCCGGCCGTCCCCGCCCACGACAACGTCGCCGCCGACAGCTGGATCCGCGACGAGGTCCAGTCCCTCCCACCCCGCCAGCGGGCCGCCCTGGTGCTGCGCTACTACGAGCGCCTCACCGACGCCGAAGTGGCCCAGATCCTCGGCTGCTCGGTGCCCACCGCGCGGGCCAGGACCAGCCAGGCCCTCGACACCCTCAGATCCCGGCTGGACCCCGAGACGGCGCACCTGGTCGACCAGCTCCTGACCACCCGCGGCGCCGGCTGATCCGAGACACGAGATGCTTGGCCGGTGGACGAGACATTCGCGGCGCTGCTGCGGAGCCGGCGACTGGCTCTTGGCCTGACCCAGGAACGACTGGCCGAGCTGGCGGGCGTGAGTCCCCAGGCGATCGGCATGCTCGAGCGAGGAGTTCGGCGCTTCCCGCAGCGGACGACCCTCGACAAACTCGGTGACGCCTTCGAACTGACTCCGGCGGAACGGACGGCGTTCGAGCAGATCGCCTCCCGGGGCAGGGTCCCGACCGACAGCACCGAGACACCCGGACCGCTGTGGACCGCGCCGCTGCAGTTGCCTGGGGCGACGCCGAACTTCGTCGGCCGGGACGAGCACCTCGACCAGCTGACCGGGTTGCTGACGAACCGGTCAGGTCCCCCGGGCAGTCCGGCGATCGCCACGATCCAGGGCATGCCCGGTGTCGGCAAGACCTCGCTCGCGCTGGTCGTGGCCCACGCGGTGGCGGCCCGGTATCCCGACGGAGTCGTCCACCTCGACCTCCGCGGGTTCGGACCGGGCGAACCGCTGGCGCCGTCGACCGCACTGGCCCGCGTCCTGGAGTCGACCGGGCTCCCCGCCGACGAGCTACCCGCTCGGTTCGAAGACCTGGTGACCACCTTCCGTACCCGCTTCGCCGACCGGCGGGTGCTGTTGGTCCTCGACAACGCGGCCGAGCTCGGTCAGGTCACGCCGCTGATTCCGGCCAGTGCCGGCTGCGGCGTCCTGGTCACCAGCCGCAGGACGCTGACCGCCCTGCAGGCCGGCCGGCATGTCCACCTCGATCCGCTGACCCCCGACGACTCGGTCGAGTTGTTCACGTCGATCACCGGCCGGGACGACCACGATCCCGCCGTACGGCGCATCGCGGAGCTGTGCGGCCACCTCCCGCTGGCCATCACGATCGCCGCGGCCTGGCTGGTGCGCCGCCCGGCCTGGTCCGCCGACGACCTCGCCCTACGCCTCGCCGACGAGTCCCGCCGCCTGGATCTTCTCGGCACCGACGACCTCGACGTCCGCGCCAGCGTCACCTTCTCCATCGACCAGCTCACCGCCGGCGAGAGGCCGGAGGACCTCGCTGCCGCCGATGCCTTCGCGTTGCTCTCGCTCCCTGACGGCCCCGACCTCACTGCCCAGACAGCCGCTCCCCTGCTGGGCTCCTCCGACGCAGCGGCCGACCGCGTCCTCGAGTACCTGGTCGACCTGCACCTGCTGCAGTCGCCGCATCCGGGCCGGTACCGCTTTCACGACCTCGTCCGCACGTACGCCCGCGAGCTCGCCGACGACCTCGATCCGGCGCGCCGGGACAGCGCGTTCGCCCGCTATCTGACCTACTACCTGGCCGCCGGCTGGCGCGCCTGCGAACTGTCCGACGCCGGGAGCGCCCGGTTCGCCTGGTCCGGTCCGGACTGGCGCAGTACCGGACCCGCCTTCACCGAAGCGGGTGCCGGCCTGGACTGGATCGACCGCGAACTGGCGAACATCCTGGCGGTGATCGACCGGACAGGTCAGCGGGAGGACACCGCCGAGACGACCGCCGGTCTGCTGATCGGCCTGTTCGGCTATTTCACCGCCCGCGGCCACCTCGGCGAGTGGCTCGACGCGATCGACCAGATGGTCCACCGGCCGATCGCGCCGTGGAGCCGCGCGCAGTTGCAGGCCGACGCTGCCATCGCCGCGACCGAGTTGGCGCGCTACGACGAGGCGTCCGAACGCTTCGAGGCCGCGGCCGCCGGCTTCGAGGCGGTCGGCGACCTGCGCGGCCAGTCCATGGTCGCGAACAACCATGCCCGCCTCTTCACGCGGCGTCGTCTGTACGACGAAGCCCTCCCCTACGTCGAGCGTGGTCTCGCGATCAACCGCAAGCTCGACAACGACCGTGGCATCAGCTTCTCGCTGGCCGGCCTCGCCGAGATCTACGGCGAACTGGGCCGCCATCACGAAGAGGTCGAGTACACCAAAGAATCCCTCGAGTACCTCGAGCGGTCCGGCAGCACGCGCCACGTCGCCAACACGTTGATCGATCTCGGCGTGGCCCATGCCCGCCTCGGCCGGACCGAACTCGGCGTCGACGAAGCCCGGCAGGGCCTGCGGCAACTGGAGGCGCTGGGACAGGTGGGCAACTGTTCGGACGGGCAGGTCTGGATCGGCTGGATCCTCGCCCTGGCCGGACGGCACCGGGAGGCGGTCGGCAGCTACGAGGAAGGCCTGAGTATCGCGGTGGAGCTCGCGGATCGCCGCCGGGAGGCCAACGCCCGCTTCCGGCTCGGGGTGAGTCAGCTCGCGCTCGGCGACCGGCCGGAGGCGGACCTCAACCTCGACTTCGCGCTCGGCTTCTACCGGGAGCACCGGCCCGAGGTCGCCGACGACATCGAGGCGATCCTGACCGGTGGACCGCCGGCGGCCGCAGCCTTCGCGGCACGCTCCACCATCATCTGACGCCGGGAACCACAGCACCGCCCGGGAGAAACTCGTCCGGGCGGTGCTCGGAGCCGTCTCAGGTGCCCTACTTGCCGGCGGTCTCCGCCGCCTTGAGGGCGTCGGCGGCCTGCTCCTCGGTGGCGTTCTCCGGGAAGTGGCAGGCGGTCTGGTGGCCCGGGGCGAGCTGGATCAGCGGCGGCTCGACCTTCTTGCAGAGGTCCTGCGCCTTCCAGCAGCGGGTGTGGAAGCGGCAGGCCGGCGGCGGGTTGATCGGGCTCGGGACGTCGCCCTGGAGCCGGATCCGCTCGCGCTTGGTCTTGCGGGCCGTGTCCGGGATCGGGACGGCCGAGAGCAGCGCCAGCGTGTACGGG encodes the following:
- the glpK gene encoding glycerol kinase GlpK, producing the protein MADFVGAVDQGTTSTRFMIFDHSGNEVAIHQLEHEQILPQAGWVEHNPVEIWERTSSVIRTAMNAKGLQSSDLAALGITNQRETAVVWNKRTGRPYYNAIVWQDTRTDRIASALEREGKGDVIRQKAGLPPATYFSAGKVQWILENVDGVREAAEAGDAVFGNTDTWLLWNLTGGTDGGVHITDVTNASRTMLMNLETLDWDDELISFFNIPRQMLPEIRPSSDPSKYGETLANGPIGGVVPLTGDLGDQQAATVGQVCFNPGEAKNTYGTGNFMLLNTGTELVRSKAGLLTTMCYKFGDEAPVYALEGSIAVTGSAVQWLRDQLGIISGAAETETLARQVEDNGGVYFVPAFSGLFAPYWRSDARGAIVGLSRFNTNAHLARATLEAICYQSKDVSDAMEKDSGVKLDVLKVDGGITANELCMQMQADILGVPVSKPVVAETTALGAAYAAGLAVGFWNTKEELVQNWNEAKRWEPQWNEDQRAKGYAGWQKAVQRTLDWVDVD
- a CDS encoding glycerol-3-phosphate dehydrogenase/oxidase, with translation MGVVALSPQARTEAIDAMADGRELDVLVIGGGVVGTGSALDAATRGLTTGLLEARDFASGTSSRSSKLVHGGLRYLEMLDFRLVHEALQERGLLLQRLAPHLVKPVPFLYPLQHRGWERFYAGAGVALYDGMAFSSGHGAGLPIHRHLTRRGAMRLVPSLKKSALVGAIQYYDAQVDDARHTMELARTAASYGAHVANRVKVTGFVRQGERVTGVQAKDLESGREFEIRAKQVVNATGVWTDETQAMVGERGQYHVRASKGIHLVVPKDRIQSSSGMILRTEKSVLFIIPWGRHWLIGTTDTDWHLDKAHPAATSKDIEYLLDHVNAVLTTPLTREDVEGVYAGLRPLLAGESESTSKLSREHVVAHAAPGLVVVAGGKYTTYRVMAKDAIDAAANALDGRVPKSVTKNLPLVGADGYHALWNQRHLIAQRSGLHVARIEHLLNRYGALVEEVLDLVEEDPSLGEQLPGAQDYLKAEIVYAARAEGARHLDDALARRTRISIEAWDRGVGTAEAAARLMAPVLGWDEQTIEREVSYYLRRVQSERDSQDQPDDESADKVRLEAPDIVSPI
- a CDS encoding MIP/aquaporin family protein — its product is MATTEAVKARTLLGECSAEFAGTFILILFGVGVVAQVVAGGIGDHDSIAWAWGIGVTMGVYVSARISGAHINPAVTIALAAFRGFAWRKVLPYIGAQFLGAFAAALVVRWNYNEVLTKFDPDLGIKSQGVFSTLPGNGNVELGVGMWGGLLDQVIGTAILMLVILAIVDLRNTAPAANLGPFLIGLLVVGIGMAWGTLAGYAINPARDFGPRLASAITGYGGQAFKDQFGDPYFWVPIVGPIVGALIGAFLYDLLVGRHLPVGDADEEPGRVPEPETTA
- a CDS encoding sigma factor-like helix-turn-helix DNA-binding protein, which encodes MNGDFRKFAVRRERALYRYAHLLTGDHTEAEELTRDALGRTQATWRRHSDTAGAELYARRAITTATAGRWRPRTWFADRTRAGHPAVPAHDNVAADSWIRDEVQSLPPRQRAALVLRYYERLTDAEVAQILGCSVPTARARTSQALDTLRSRLDPETAHLVDQLLTTRGAG